The following are encoded together in the Candidatus Delongbacteria bacterium genome:
- a CDS encoding phosphoethanolamine transferase, producing MAKRIAYTFLFSLIITLVLCTNDLIYSFYNEYYIFDFRPKYLFYPFIYFLVTSFIKRLSLRNIALGWACLGSLVQLIHYQYFGNHIQSTEFLLLSSNVSEIAESLGSELNKMILPVFTSTISFLLILFISKKFEGKGLTFKNSSLIFPIAMIIHILVGFSYIYFANGKLRNWQTRELYPRSGEHSLHTFMKSTNFLFSGIIPKRFFGNHNDYLELSTPKIVENNPKRNVILVFGESLRWDRLSLYGYSEKTTPFLDSLNTDSLVTYRKIFSGGTMTKVSFATLLNRLKYPDTNQLVDGENNLFKLAKDNGFNTSFISGQSKNEVETLIDLFRFENVDLYENRTTLKNNYNLSGSYDMDIVKYIENCKFNDNDNFILIQQRGSHSPYNYYSDDFNIFENPYDNTVSYTDSFLKRIYNYFRKVLGNDTYLIYVSDHGEFLGEDGKKGHGWIHPTIYEVPLVFLGLKRDDPFYQKAKSVRSHFELSNLICNILGYETDDPDSSTIYVNGSELDGLAGYMKVTMNGDSVTNRIIFK from the coding sequence ATGGCAAAAAGAATTGCTTATACATTTTTATTTTCATTAATCATTACTTTAGTTTTATGTACTAATGATTTGATTTATTCATTTTACAACGAATACTATATTTTTGATTTTAGACCTAAATATCTTTTCTATCCTTTTATATATTTTTTAGTTACTTCGTTTATAAAAAGATTAAGTTTGAGAAACATAGCATTAGGTTGGGCTTGTCTAGGTTCTTTAGTTCAACTAATTCATTATCAATACTTTGGAAATCATATTCAATCCACTGAGTTTCTCTTGTTATCATCAAATGTTAGTGAGATTGCAGAATCTCTTGGATCAGAACTTAACAAAATGATTTTACCTGTTTTTACATCCACAATTTCATTTCTCTTAATTCTGTTTATATCGAAAAAGTTTGAAGGGAAAGGGTTAACTTTTAAAAATTCTTCGCTAATTTTTCCAATAGCTATGATAATACATATTCTGGTTGGTTTTTCATATATATATTTTGCCAATGGTAAGTTAAGAAATTGGCAAACAAGGGAATTGTATCCACGATCTGGAGAGCATTCGTTGCATACATTTATGAAGAGTACAAATTTCCTTTTTTCTGGAATTATTCCAAAACGATTTTTTGGAAATCATAATGATTATCTTGAATTATCTACTCCAAAAATTGTCGAAAATAATCCAAAAAGAAACGTAATACTTGTTTTTGGCGAATCGCTGAGATGGGATAGATTGAGTTTGTATGGATATAGTGAAAAAACAACTCCTTTTCTGGACTCCTTAAACACAGACTCTCTCGTAACTTATCGAAAGATTTTTTCGGGTGGAACTATGACAAAGGTTTCATTTGCAACATTATTAAATAGATTAAAATATCCTGATACAAATCAATTAGTTGATGGCGAAAACAATCTTTTTAAGTTAGCTAAAGATAATGGGTTTAACACATCATTCATTTCTGGACAGTCAAAAAATGAGGTAGAAACGTTGATTGATTTATTCCGATTTGAGAATGTTGACCTTTACGAAAACAGAACCACTTTAAAAAACAATTATAACCTGTCAGGGTCATATGATATGGATATTGTTAAATATATTGAAAATTGCAAATTTAATGATAATGATAATTTTATACTAATACAACAACGAGGTTCGCATTCCCCTTACAACTATTATAGTGATGATTTCAATATTTTTGAGAACCCTTATGACAATACAGTCTCCTATACTGATAGCTTTTTAAAAAGAATTTATAACTATTTTAGGAAAGTTTTAGGGAATGATACCTACTTAATTTACGTTTCCGATCATGGGGAATTCCTAGGTGAAGATGGTAAAAAAGGACATGGATGGATTCATCCAACTATATATGAAGTTCCATTAGTTTTTTTAGGACTCAAAAGAGACGACCCCTTCTATCAAAAAGCTAAATCTGTTAGATCTCATTTTGAACTGAGCAATCTGATTTGTAATATTCTGGGTTATGAAACTGATGATCCTGATTCCAGTACAATTTATGTTAATGGCTCTGAACTTGATGGATTAGCAGGTTATATGAAAGTAACTATGAATGGTGATTCTGTAACAAATAGAATCATTTTTAAATAA